In Paenibacillus hexagrammi, the following are encoded in one genomic region:
- the nuoL gene encoding NADH-quinone oxidoreductase subunit L yields MVSDYSQYAWLIPLFPLLAFLALTAMGRQMKEAGIYFSIIAMLASFIVALLIFVERLGGNVEGYTWDKLDWLRVGDITLNMGFEVTNLNSLMLVIVTLVSLLVNVYSKGYMKDDERIHVFFSYVALFSFSMLGLVISENMLELYIFWELVGVCSFLLVGFWYFKPEARAAAKKAFIVTRVGDVGLFIGILLLFWHMPGHSLDFSSIHNAFSTGKIDPSTTTWIAILIFIGAIGKSGQFPLHTWLPDAMEGPTPISALIHAATMVAAGVYLVARTFDIFHASSDALLVVAYVGGFTALFAATIGVAQNDIKRILAYSTVSQLGYMMMALGMGVSYASGMFHLFTHAFFKALLFLGAGSVIHAVHTQDINEMGGLSRKMKITTWTFAIGSLALSGIPPFSGFWSKDLILSEAYEHNKLLFWAGLIAAFFTAFYMARLFFLVFMGSPSKKHHAAAADGSDHTHSAHHEPHESPATMTTPLVILAVLAVVAGFVNTPMNEWFSHWLTGEDHAEPVNWFILILSTLTGLLGIGLGYLMYLKRSVPRDVVSGKLPGLHTLVYRKYFIDEAYDGILVKPLRGMGYILELIDIYIIDGIVRLSAYAVVSLGRLGARLQNGQLQTYGVITILGMLILALAIAGRRFIHAE; encoded by the coding sequence ATGGTATCGGACTATTCACAATACGCATGGCTCATTCCGTTGTTTCCGCTGCTTGCTTTTCTAGCGCTTACGGCTATGGGGCGTCAAATGAAAGAAGCTGGCATTTATTTCAGTATTATCGCTATGCTTGCCTCCTTTATCGTGGCGCTGCTGATCTTCGTGGAGCGTCTTGGCGGCAATGTAGAAGGATATACCTGGGATAAGTTGGATTGGCTGAGAGTGGGCGATATAACGCTCAACATGGGTTTTGAAGTAACGAATTTAAATTCACTGATGCTGGTCATCGTGACGCTAGTCAGCCTGTTGGTGAATGTGTATTCCAAGGGATATATGAAGGACGATGAAAGGATCCACGTATTCTTCAGTTACGTTGCCCTGTTTTCTTTCTCCATGTTAGGGCTTGTTATCTCTGAAAATATGCTGGAGTTGTACATTTTCTGGGAGCTCGTAGGGGTATGTTCCTTTCTGCTTGTCGGCTTCTGGTATTTCAAACCGGAAGCAAGGGCTGCTGCGAAGAAAGCCTTCATCGTGACAAGAGTCGGCGATGTCGGTTTGTTTATCGGCATTCTGCTGCTCTTCTGGCACATGCCTGGGCATTCGCTGGATTTTAGCTCCATTCACAATGCATTCTCTACAGGCAAAATAGACCCGTCGACGACTACTTGGATCGCGATTCTGATCTTTATCGGAGCGATCGGCAAATCCGGTCAATTCCCGCTGCACACTTGGCTTCCTGATGCGATGGAGGGTCCTACGCCGATTAGTGCGCTCATTCACGCTGCAACGATGGTTGCCGCTGGGGTTTATCTAGTAGCGCGTACGTTTGATATTTTCCATGCATCGTCGGATGCTCTGCTCGTTGTTGCTTATGTGGGAGGCTTCACCGCGCTGTTCGCAGCGACGATTGGCGTGGCGCAGAACGATATCAAGCGGATCCTGGCGTATTCGACGGTCAGTCAGCTCGGCTACATGATGATGGCGCTGGGCATGGGTGTGTCTTATGCCTCGGGTATGTTCCATTTGTTCACGCATGCTTTCTTCAAAGCGCTGCTGTTCCTGGGAGCAGGCAGCGTCATTCATGCTGTACATACGCAGGATATCAATGAGATGGGCGGCTTGTCCCGCAAAATGAAGATCACGACGTGGACCTTTGCAATCGGGTCGCTCGCACTCTCCGGAATTCCGCCGTTCTCGGGATTTTGGTCGAAGGATCTCATTTTATCGGAAGCCTATGAGCATAATAAACTGCTCTTCTGGGCCGGTCTTATAGCCGCTTTCTTTACCGCGTTCTACATGGCTCGTTTGTTCTTCCTTGTATTTATGGGTTCGCCAAGTAAGAAGCATCACGCTGCGGCGGCGGATGGTTCAGACCATACTCATTCCGCGCACCATGAGCCGCACGAATCGCCGGCAACGATGACAACACCTCTGGTTATTCTCGCTGTGCTTGCGGTTGTCGCAGGTTTCGTGAATACGCCGATGAATGAGTGGTTTAGCCACTGGCTGACAGGCGAGGATCATGCCGAACCGGTTAATTGGTTCATTCTTATTCTCTCTACGCTAACGGGTCTGCTCGGTATCGGACTTGGTTATCTGATGTATCTGAAGCGTTCCGTACCTAGAGATGTGGTTTCAGGCAAGCTGCCGGGACTGCATACGCTTGTTTATCGCAAATATTTTATTGATGAAGCCTACGACGGTATATTGGTAAAGCCGCTTCGAGGGATGGGCTACATCCTCGAGCTCATTGATATCTACATCATCGACGGCATTGTCCGTCTGAGTGCTTATGCCGTTGTCAGCCTAGGACGTTTAGGTGCGCGTCTGCAAAACGGACAGCTGCAGACCTACGGGGTAATCACGATACTA
- the nuoK gene encoding NADH-quinone oxidoreductase subunit NuoK translates to MGTIITPYLTLAAILFCIGLYGALTKKNGVIVLLSIELMLNAVNLNLVAFSKLGDHPVLTGQIFSLFNITVAAAEAAVGIAILIALYRNKGTTDVTEMDSMKR, encoded by the coding sequence ATGGGTACGATTATTACGCCCTACCTGACTCTGGCAGCGATTCTGTTTTGTATTGGTCTGTACGGGGCATTGACGAAGAAGAACGGCGTGATTGTTCTCCTGTCCATCGAATTGATGCTGAATGCCGTTAATCTCAATCTGGTGGCGTTCTCGAAGCTTGGAGATCATCCTGTACTTACGGGGCAAATTTTTTCTCTCTTTAATATTACGGTAGCTGCTGCTGAAGCGGCTGTTGGGATTGCCATACTGATTGCCCTATACCGCAACAAAGGGACAACGGATGTCACCGAAATGGATTCTATGAAGCGCTAG
- a CDS encoding NADH-quinone oxidoreductase subunit J: protein MFSGIGDILSSGTSWAFFIFALLAIGGAIFMISFTKVIHMVVSLALTFISLAGLYVILEAEFVAFVQVLIYAGAISILMIFGIMMTKHRQGEEQEPRRPWHEGLAIVGALGLFGILFYAIQKTTFTASGTLDAGKDNTLEIGKLLYNEHVIPFEIMSVLLTVAFIGAIVVAKREED from the coding sequence ATGTTTAGCGGAATCGGCGATATCTTATCGAGCGGCACCAGCTGGGCCTTCTTTATCTTCGCCTTGCTGGCCATCGGCGGCGCGATCTTCATGATCAGTTTTACCAAAGTGATTCATATGGTTGTTTCGCTGGCTCTGACTTTTATCAGCTTGGCTGGGCTTTACGTGATTTTGGAAGCGGAATTTGTAGCTTTTGTACAGGTGCTGATCTACGCCGGTGCAATTTCTATTCTGATGATCTTCGGGATCATGATGACCAAGCACAGACAAGGCGAAGAGCAAGAGCCTCGGCGTCCTTGGCATGAGGGTCTCGCGATTGTCGGGGCATTAGGATTGTTCGGCATTTTATTCTATGCCATTCAGAAAACCACATTTACCGCAAGCGGCACACTGGACGCAGGCAAAGACAACACATTGGAAATCGGAAAGCTGCTCTATAACGAGCATGTGATTCCTTTTGAAATCATGTCTGTGCTGCTCACCGTAGCCTTTATCGGAGCTATTGTGGTTGCCAAGAGAGAGGAGGATTAG
- the nuoI gene encoding NADH-quinone oxidoreductase subunit NuoI — MKGLMKGLGVTFKSMTQKKITYAYPDVPLEMPDRFRGIQHFDPEKCIVCNQCARICPTECITLTGKANPDPEKKGKVIDTYDINFEICILCDLCTEVCPTEAIVMTNNFELSTYSRDDLFKNLQWLNDNNQNIRQENNSAMPKGGAKKDV, encoded by the coding sequence ATGAAGGGCTTAATGAAAGGTTTAGGCGTCACGTTCAAAAGCATGACTCAAAAGAAAATTACGTACGCATATCCCGATGTACCGCTTGAGATGCCGGACCGCTTTCGCGGTATTCAGCATTTTGATCCGGAGAAGTGCATTGTCTGCAATCAGTGCGCACGGATTTGTCCGACGGAATGCATTACGTTAACCGGTAAGGCGAATCCCGACCCTGAGAAAAAAGGGAAGGTCATCGACACATACGATATCAATTTCGAAATTTGTATCTTGTGCGATCTCTGCACAGAGGTATGCCCGACCGAAGCGATTGTCATGACCAACAACTTTGAGCTAAGCACCTACAGCCGTGACGATTTGTTCAAGAACTTGCAATGGCTCAATGATAATAACCAAAACATTCGTCAAGAGAATAACTCGGCCATGCCAAAAGGGGGAGCTAAAAAGGATGTTTAG
- a CDS encoding NADH-quinone oxidoreductase subunit D: MLRTEELLLNVGPQHPSTHGVFRVIVKLDGEVIREAIPVMGYLHRGTEKLAENLNYTQIIPYTDRMDYVSAMTNNYVLVHAVEKLMQLEVPEKAEFLRLIVMELQRIASHMVWWGTYLLDIGAMSPFLYAFRDREIIINLFNELCGARLTYNYMRVGGVKWDAPEGWIEKVRDFVPYMRGKLKEYDDLVSGNEIFLSRIKGIGKYDAETAIAYGLSGANLRCTGVDWDLRKTQPYSLYNRFEFDVPVRSGGDCYDRYVLRLEEIKQSLRILEQAVEQFPSEGETMGKVPRVLRPAEGEIYAAIESPRGEIGCYIISRGKQEPYRLKFRRPSFVNLQILPKLLVGETMTNLITILGGIDIVVGEVDA; the protein is encoded by the coding sequence TTGTTACGGACAGAAGAGCTGCTGTTAAACGTCGGTCCTCAGCATCCAAGTACGCACGGGGTTTTCCGTGTGATCGTCAAGCTGGATGGGGAGGTCATTCGAGAAGCCATTCCCGTCATGGGCTACCTGCATCGGGGAACCGAGAAGCTAGCCGAGAACCTGAATTATACACAAATCATTCCATACACGGACCGCATGGATTATGTGTCGGCGATGACCAACAATTACGTGCTCGTCCACGCCGTAGAAAAGCTCATGCAGCTTGAAGTGCCCGAGAAAGCGGAATTTCTCCGTTTGATCGTCATGGAACTGCAGCGGATTGCCAGCCACATGGTGTGGTGGGGAACCTATTTGCTGGACATTGGTGCCATGAGTCCGTTCCTGTATGCGTTCAGGGATCGCGAAATTATTATTAATCTGTTCAATGAGCTTTGCGGAGCAAGGCTTACTTACAACTACATGCGCGTAGGCGGCGTTAAATGGGATGCGCCTGAGGGCTGGATCGAGAAAGTGCGCGATTTTGTACCCTATATGCGCGGCAAGCTGAAGGAGTATGATGATCTCGTCAGCGGCAATGAGATTTTCCTGTCCCGGATCAAAGGGATCGGTAAATACGATGCGGAAACAGCTATCGCCTACGGATTGAGCGGTGCCAATTTAAGATGTACGGGTGTCGATTGGGATTTGCGTAAAACGCAGCCCTACAGCTTGTACAACCGCTTTGAATTCGATGTTCCTGTGCGTAGTGGCGGCGATTGCTATGACCGTTATGTCCTCAGATTGGAAGAGATCAAGCAGTCGCTGAGAATTCTTGAGCAAGCGGTGGAACAGTTCCCGTCCGAAGGCGAAACGATGGGCAAGGTGCCAAGAGTGCTGCGTCCTGCCGAAGGTGAGATCTATGCAGCGATCGAGTCTCCACGAGGAGAAATCGGCTGCTATATCATATCCCGAGGCAAGCAAGAGCCTTATCGGCTCAAGTTCCGCAGGCCGTCCTTTGTGAACCTGCAGATTCTGCCAAAGCTTCTCGTAGGAGAAACGATGACAAACCTCATCACAATTCTGGGCGGTATCGATATTGTCGTCGGGGAGGTAGATGCATAG
- a CDS encoding NADH-quinone oxidoreductase subunit C has product MDSFINERDGHRPYVVIHSEHWPEAAKTLKEHEELKCDYLRNLSGVDQETHLEVVYHVLSMENSREYCVKVKTDREQPSIPSVTPVWPTANWNEREVYDLLGIDFPGHPDLRRIMMPDDWVGYPLRKDYEPLDPEV; this is encoded by the coding sequence GTGGACAGCTTCATTAACGAAAGGGACGGACATCGTCCTTACGTCGTGATACATAGCGAGCATTGGCCGGAAGCGGCCAAGACGCTCAAAGAGCATGAAGAATTGAAATGCGACTACTTGCGCAATCTTTCAGGCGTCGATCAGGAGACTCATCTGGAGGTTGTGTACCACGTGCTCTCAATGGAAAACAGCCGCGAGTACTGTGTGAAAGTCAAGACGGACCGCGAGCAGCCCAGCATTCCATCGGTGACGCCGGTATGGCCGACAGCCAATTGGAATGAACGGGAGGTTTACGACCTGCTCGGTATTGATTTTCCGGGACATCCCGACTTACGACGCATCATGATGCCCGACGATTGGGTCGGATATCCGCTCCGCAAAGATTACGAACCGCTCGACCCGGAGGTGTAG
- a CDS encoding NuoB/complex I 20 kDa subunit family protein: MDFSLESISPEEREELNRNVFMTTLEQVKAWARSNSLWPLTFGLACCAIEMMGTGGSHYDLDRFGVIFRTSPRQSDVMIVAGTVTKKMAPLLRRLYEQMPEPKWVIAMGSCATAGGPYVKSYSVVKGVDQVVPVDVYIPGCPPNPAALIYGINKLQEKIRYEAKTGKKVIHQ, encoded by the coding sequence ATGGACTTCAGTCTAGAATCCATATCCCCCGAGGAACGGGAAGAACTTAATCGCAACGTATTTATGACAACGCTGGAGCAAGTGAAAGCTTGGGCTCGCAGTAATTCCCTTTGGCCATTAACGTTCGGTCTGGCATGCTGCGCGATCGAAATGATGGGCACTGGCGGTTCGCACTACGATTTAGACCGATTCGGAGTCATCTTCCGTACATCCCCTAGGCAATCTGATGTGATGATTGTAGCAGGGACGGTTACGAAGAAAATGGCTCCTTTGCTGCGCCGTCTTTATGAGCAGATGCCTGAGCCCAAATGGGTCATTGCCATGGGTTCATGTGCAACGGCTGGGGGACCTTATGTCAAATCCTACTCCGTTGTAAAAGGTGTCGATCAGGTTGTCCCTGTCGATGTGTATATCCCGGGTTGTCCGCCGAATCCGGCTGCCCTCATCTATGGAATCAATAAGCTCCAGGAGAAGATTCGCTATGAAGCGAAGACCGGGAAGAAGGTGATCCATCAGTGA
- a CDS encoding F0F1 ATP synthase subunit epsilon: MSTFLLEIVTPERKVFAEQVNMIVAKGVQGELGILPNHIPLVTPLKIASVTVKQQGAKDQLVAVNGGFMEVRKDKVVILAESAELPEQIDVERARAAKERAEQRLKDNKQANVDFKRAETSLQRALNRIDVSGRK; the protein is encoded by the coding sequence GTGAGTACATTCCTGTTAGAAATCGTAACTCCTGAGCGCAAAGTGTTTGCTGAGCAAGTGAACATGATTGTAGCGAAGGGCGTTCAAGGGGAGCTTGGAATTCTGCCGAATCACATTCCGCTTGTCACTCCATTAAAGATTGCGTCGGTTACTGTGAAACAACAAGGAGCAAAAGACCAGTTGGTTGCAGTGAATGGCGGGTTCATGGAAGTGCGCAAGGACAAGGTGGTTATTTTGGCGGAAAGCGCCGAGCTGCCGGAGCAAATCGATGTAGAACGTGCACGGGCTGCTAAAGAGCGTGCCGAGCAGCGTCTGAAAGACAACAAGCAAGCGAACGTTGACTTTAAGCGTGCTGAGACCTCTCTGCAGCGGGCACTGAATCGGATCGACGTATCCGGAAGAAAATAA
- the atpD gene encoding F0F1 ATP synthase subunit beta codes for MSKGRVVNITGPVVDVEFERGHLPEILNAIKIEKTENGQQTSMTVEAAVHLGDNLVRCVAMSSTDGLVRGAVATDTGAAITVPVGAATLGRVFNVLGDPIDGVETVDRTLSSPIHKEAPSFENLSTKAEILETGIKVIDLMAPYAKGGKIGLFGGAGVGKTVTMQELIHNIAQEHGGISVFAGVGERTREGNDLYHEMKESGVISKTAMVFGQMNEPPGARLRVALSGLTMAEYFRDEEGRDVLLFIDNIFRFTQAGSEVSALLGRMPSAVGYQPTLATEMGQLQERITSTKKGSVTSIQAIYVPADDYTDPAPATAFAHLDATTNLERSIAAAGIFPAVDPLASSSRILTPEILGEEHYKVAQGVKQILQRYKELLDIIAILGMDELSDEDKLVVTRARRLRLFLSQPLHVAEAFNGIPGLYVPVKETVRSFKEILEGKHDNLPEPAFHNVGTIEDAIEKAKTL; via the coding sequence ATGAGCAAAGGGCGCGTTGTGAATATCACAGGTCCTGTTGTCGACGTTGAGTTCGAACGTGGACATCTACCTGAAATTCTTAATGCTATCAAAATTGAAAAGACTGAGAACGGCCAGCAAACTTCGATGACAGTTGAAGCTGCGGTTCACCTCGGTGACAACCTGGTTCGCTGCGTAGCGATGTCATCTACGGATGGTCTCGTTCGTGGTGCCGTTGCTACAGATACAGGAGCTGCTATTACAGTACCTGTAGGTGCAGCAACTCTGGGTCGCGTATTTAACGTATTGGGAGATCCTATTGACGGTGTTGAAACAGTAGACCGTACATTGTCCAGCCCAATTCATAAAGAAGCCCCATCTTTCGAAAATCTGTCTACAAAAGCAGAAATCCTGGAAACAGGAATTAAAGTTATTGACCTGATGGCTCCTTACGCAAAGGGTGGTAAAATTGGTCTCTTCGGCGGTGCGGGTGTAGGTAAAACCGTAACGATGCAAGAGTTGATCCACAACATTGCACAAGAGCACGGCGGTATCTCCGTATTTGCCGGCGTAGGTGAAAGAACGCGTGAAGGTAATGACCTTTACCACGAGATGAAAGAATCCGGCGTTATTTCTAAAACAGCGATGGTATTCGGTCAAATGAACGAGCCGCCAGGCGCGCGTCTTCGCGTAGCATTGTCCGGTTTGACTATGGCTGAGTATTTCCGTGACGAAGAAGGAAGAGACGTTCTTCTGTTCATCGATAACATCTTCCGTTTTACCCAAGCAGGTTCCGAGGTTTCCGCCTTGCTGGGTCGTATGCCATCTGCGGTAGGTTACCAGCCTACTCTGGCAACAGAAATGGGTCAATTGCAAGAGCGTATTACATCCACGAAAAAAGGTTCCGTAACATCGATTCAAGCGATTTACGTTCCTGCGGATGACTATACGGATCCGGCTCCAGCGACAGCGTTCGCTCACTTGGACGCTACAACGAACTTGGAGCGTAGTATCGCAGCAGCGGGTATCTTCCCTGCCGTGGATCCGCTTGCTTCTTCTTCCCGTATTTTGACGCCAGAAATTCTTGGCGAAGAGCACTATAAAGTAGCTCAAGGCGTGAAGCAAATCCTTCAGCGCTACAAAGAGCTTTTGGATATCATCGCAATCTTGGGTATGGATGAGTTGTCCGACGAGGACAAATTGGTCGTAACCCGTGCGCGCCGTCTCCGCTTGTTCTTGTCCCAGCCGCTTCACGTGGCCGAGGCGTTCAACGGCATTCCTGGACTTTACGTTCCGGTTAAAGAAACGGTTCGCAGCTTCAAAGAAATCCTTGAAGGTAAGCACGACAACCTTCCTGAACCGGCGTTCCACAACGTTGGTACGATCGAGGATGCAATCGAGAAAGCGAAAACGCTGTAA
- the atpG gene encoding ATP synthase F1 subunit gamma — MAKGMREIKRQIKSTQNTKQITRAMEMVAAANLRRAQQAAEAARPYSDKLKEVVGSIAAGTKGVKHPMLQSREVKKTAYLVITSDRGLAGGYNANVLRKVMTEIREKHKSTSEYAVFVIGRKGSNFFNKRQIPIVEEVTGVPDSPKFSDIKQVAAAAVANFENGTYDQLFLVYNQFKNAITQIPTMVQLLPMENVAGTASAASYEYEPSPEGVLEVLLPKYAETLIYSAVLEGKASEFGARMTAMNSATKNATKMISSYTLAYNRARQASITQEISEIVAGASANA; from the coding sequence ATGGCAAAAGGAATGCGCGAGATTAAACGCCAGATTAAATCGACTCAAAACACGAAGCAGATCACCAGAGCTATGGAGATGGTAGCTGCAGCGAATTTGAGAAGAGCCCAACAGGCAGCGGAAGCAGCCCGCCCTTACTCCGATAAACTGAAGGAAGTGGTAGGCAGTATTGCTGCGGGTACTAAAGGCGTGAAGCACCCTATGCTTCAATCCCGTGAAGTGAAGAAAACCGCTTATCTGGTTATTACATCGGACCGCGGTCTGGCTGGTGGTTATAACGCTAACGTATTGCGTAAGGTTATGACGGAAATTCGTGAGAAGCATAAGTCGACTTCCGAATACGCAGTCTTTGTAATTGGCCGTAAAGGAAGCAACTTCTTCAATAAACGTCAAATTCCGATTGTTGAAGAAGTAACAGGCGTTCCGGATTCCCCCAAGTTCTCGGATATCAAGCAGGTTGCGGCTGCTGCCGTAGCTAATTTCGAGAATGGCACTTACGATCAATTGTTCTTGGTGTATAACCAATTCAAAAACGCGATTACTCAAATTCCTACTATGGTACAGCTTCTCCCTATGGAGAATGTGGCTGGAACGGCAAGCGCTGCAAGCTATGAGTATGAGCCATCACCAGAAGGCGTATTGGAAGTTCTTCTTCCTAAATACGCGGAGACGCTCATCTATAGCGCAGTTCTTGAAGGTAAAGCGAGTGAGTTCGGGGCGAGAATGACAGCCATGAACAGCGCGACGAAGAATGCAACGAAAATGATCAGCTCGTACACGCTTGCTTACAACCGTGCGCGTCAAGCTTCGATTACGCAAGAGATTTCGGAGATCGTCGCAGGGGCAAGCGCCAACGCATAG
- the atpA gene encoding F0F1 ATP synthase subunit alpha, giving the protein MSIKPEEISTLIKQQIENYKSDMQVVDVGTVIQVGDGIARAHGLENVMAGELLEFPNGVLGYAFNLEESNVGIVILGPYTDIREGDQVKRTGRIMEVPVGEELLGRVVNSLGQPVDGKGPVNTTSFRPVENMAPGVMARKSVHEPMQTGIKAIDAMVPVGRGQRELIIGDRQTGKTAIAIDAIINQKGNGVKCIYVAIGQKQSTVVGVVETLRAAGALEYTIVVTASASEPSPMLWLAPYSGCAMAEYFMYKGEHVLIVYDDLSKQAAAYRELSLLLRRPPGREAYPGDVFYLHSRLLERAAKLNDELGGGSITALPFIETQAGDISAYIPTNVISITDGQIFLESDLFYSGQRPAVNVGNSVSRVGGSAQTKAMKKVAGTLRVDLAQYRELAAFAAFGSDLDRATKARLDRGVRTLEILKQGVHQPLSLEKQVASLYSVVKGHLDDIPVQDVTRFEAQFLAYLDSNRPEILQSIRDTKDLTADNDKALAESIQQFKKSFAVSE; this is encoded by the coding sequence TTGAGTATCAAACCTGAAGAAATCAGCACATTGATTAAACAACAGATTGAGAATTATAAATCCGATATGCAAGTTGTTGACGTAGGTACAGTCATTCAAGTCGGTGACGGTATCGCTCGTGCTCACGGCTTGGAAAACGTAATGGCAGGAGAGCTGCTTGAGTTTCCAAACGGCGTACTGGGCTATGCGTTTAACCTTGAGGAAAGCAACGTAGGTATCGTTATTCTCGGACCTTACACGGACATTCGTGAGGGTGACCAAGTAAAGCGCACAGGCCGGATCATGGAGGTTCCTGTAGGTGAAGAACTTCTCGGCCGTGTTGTTAACTCCCTGGGTCAGCCGGTAGACGGCAAAGGTCCTGTGAACACAACATCATTCCGCCCTGTAGAGAACATGGCTCCAGGCGTTATGGCTCGTAAATCCGTTCATGAACCTATGCAAACTGGTATCAAAGCGATTGACGCGATGGTTCCGGTTGGTCGTGGACAACGGGAGCTTATTATCGGCGACCGTCAAACAGGTAAAACAGCTATCGCCATCGATGCGATCATTAACCAAAAAGGCAACGGCGTGAAATGTATCTACGTTGCGATTGGTCAAAAGCAATCCACAGTCGTTGGCGTTGTTGAAACGCTGCGTGCTGCTGGCGCATTGGAGTACACGATCGTCGTGACTGCATCGGCTTCCGAGCCGTCCCCAATGCTGTGGCTGGCTCCATATTCCGGCTGCGCAATGGCTGAGTACTTCATGTACAAAGGCGAGCACGTTCTGATCGTATATGATGATCTGTCCAAGCAAGCTGCTGCATACCGTGAGTTGTCCCTCTTGCTCCGTCGTCCTCCAGGTCGGGAAGCTTATCCAGGTGACGTATTCTACCTGCATTCCCGTCTGCTTGAGCGCGCTGCGAAGCTGAACGATGAACTTGGTGGCGGTTCGATTACGGCACTGCCATTCATCGAGACGCAAGCGGGCGATATCTCCGCTTACATTCCTACGAACGTAATTTCGATTACGGACGGACAAATCTTCCTTGAGTCCGACTTGTTCTACTCCGGTCAGCGTCCAGCGGTTAACGTTGGTAACTCTGTATCCCGGGTAGGGGGTTCCGCTCAAACGAAAGCAATGAAAAAAGTTGCCGGTACACTGCGTGTAGACTTGGCTCAATATCGTGAGCTTGCGGCTTTCGCAGCGTTCGGTTCTGACCTTGATAGAGCAACCAAAGCTCGTTTGGACCGTGGGGTTCGTACACTTGAGATTTTGAAACAAGGCGTACACCAACCGCTTTCCCTCGAGAAGCAAGTTGCATCCCTGTATTCCGTAGTAAAAGGACATTTGGATGATATCCCGGTTCAAGACGTGACTCGTTTCGAAGCACAATTCTTGGCTTACCTGGATTCCAACCGTCCAGAAATTCTGCAAAGCATTCGCGATACGAAAGATCTGACTGCGGATAACGACAAAGCTTTGGCAGAATCGATTCAACAGTTCAAAAAGAGCTTCGCAGTTTCTGAATAA
- a CDS encoding F0F1 ATP synthase subunit delta, whose product MSDIVVAKRYAKALFEVAQEKNAVSQVEEELTSVGSAIKDNADLQKFLSHPNIGASVKTDLLKQSLSGKVSEMVMNTLQVLIDKGRISILSALVSDYVKIANEALGQASATVYSTASLTDAQQAEIAAQFSKITGKTIRVTNVIEPKLLGGIQVRIGDRLYDGSIAGKLDRLAKSLA is encoded by the coding sequence ATGAGTGACATCGTCGTAGCGAAGCGTTATGCCAAGGCTCTTTTTGAAGTCGCTCAGGAGAAGAATGCAGTCTCCCAAGTCGAAGAAGAGTTAACATCTGTAGGTAGTGCCATTAAGGACAATGCAGATTTGCAGAAGTTCTTAAGCCATCCGAACATCGGAGCTTCCGTCAAGACAGACCTGCTCAAGCAGTCACTCAGCGGTAAAGTTTCCGAGATGGTCATGAACACGCTGCAGGTCTTGATCGATAAAGGCAGAATTTCGATTTTGTCGGCGCTAGTCAGCGACTATGTCAAGATTGCCAATGAAGCGCTCGGACAAGCGAGTGCGACGGTATATTCCACAGCTAGCCTGACAGATGCTCAACAAGCTGAAATTGCAGCCCAATTTAGCAAGATTACCGGAAAAACGATTCGTGTCACCAATGTAATCGAGCCTAAGCTGCTCGGCGGCATTCAAGTGAGAATCGGCGACCGTTTATATGACGGCAGCATTGCCGGCAAGTTAGACCGTTTGGCTAAATCATTAGCATAA
- the atpF gene encoding F0F1 ATP synthase subunit B — protein sequence MHIEWSTFFIQIIAFLILYLLLSKFAFGPLFGMMEKRRQLVKDQIQTAENSRKQADQLLEEQKQALQQTRKEAYDIIEQAKQTGSKQADEIIHAAQAEAGRLKDEALKDIETEKNKAVAALRSQVGAMSVMIASKIIEKQIDEKSQEELVEQYLKEVGGNV from the coding sequence TTGCATATTGAATGGTCCACATTTTTTATACAAATCATCGCGTTCTTGATTTTGTATCTCCTGCTCTCTAAGTTTGCGTTCGGTCCTCTGTTTGGGATGATGGAAAAACGCAGACAGTTGGTGAAAGATCAAATCCAAACGGCAGAAAACAGCCGTAAGCAAGCTGATCAGTTGTTAGAGGAGCAGAAGCAAGCTCTTCAACAAACACGTAAGGAAGCTTACGACATTATCGAGCAAGCGAAACAAACAGGCTCCAAACAAGCGGATGAGATTATCCATGCTGCGCAAGCAGAAGCAGGCCGTCTGAAAGACGAAGCGCTGAAGGATATCGAAACGGAGAAAAATAAAGCAGTTGCTGCTCTGCGCAGCCAAGTGGGCGCGATGTCCGTTATGATCGCATCCAAAATTATTGAAAAGCAAATCGACGAAAAGTCACAGGAAGAATTGGTTGAGCAATACCTCAAAGAGGTAGGAGGCAACGTATGA